TATCGGCGAATCAGAGGGATCTCAAGAGGCAGTCCAACCTatgaaaaaaactaagatgaaTGGTTATGGTACTCGAAATGGGAAACGAAACCTTTGACGTCAATGGGTTTCAAGTCTCTACATCACAAGTAATCTAATTAAGATTAGTTCTCAACTATTCTTTTGCAGGACAAAACCAagattcatgtttttttttttttctatatatttttgattcacTGGCAGGTAGCATATGTGAGGTGTATATTTGAGAAACACCCAGACTTTGCATCAAACGTCCTTTCAAATAATCAGCATCTGAAGTCGACATACATGAATGTTCTCCTTGAACTGATTGAAACACTCTGCCAGTTGCCTGAGAAGCTCTCTGATGATGATTTGGCTGAAGCATCGGCTGCAGTTCTATACTTATCGCAGGTTGGGCTCAAAGTGGATTGGTTGGAGGAGAAGCTCGAGGAGttaaaggaaaagaagaagaagatgtacaCTGGCAAGGCTCAGCTGCAACGCATGGAGGAAGAGTTGCAGAATCTCACTAAGAAATGCTCAGACCTGGAAGATCTTGTGAAGAAGCAGAATGTTGCTCTCTCGTTCAGTGATGTGGTTTGATGTTTCAAGACTTGTCATAAACTAACTTGTAGTTTGCTATTTTTTACTTGGTAAGCTGGTGTTCTGGTCGTGTGTCTTGACTCTGAAATGATGGTCTTCTACTCTTTCTTTGAACGCTTTTGAGATAAAAGAATCTTATTACCGGAGTTTTTGTAATATGGGAGtacccttgttttttttttcagtggaTAAATGGGTTTAAGCTAGGTTACTTGATGATAAAGCAATTGCCctaaataattaatagtttCTCGACACATCACGATTCACCATGGTATATATGATTAAAATCTTATGTAGGGACAACAAtttattgtgtgttttcttgtcACTCAGTTTTCATATTACAAAGACAATTTATGGAGGAGATTCTTGTACTGAAAGCCCCTTCTCCTTATGTTCTTTTAACTTGGTCCAGACTCTTCTCAAGCCAATCCACCTTAAACCCCACATCTTTCAAATATGTCAACGCAATGTCTGCTTCCATCAGATCTTCATTAGAGAACTCCTCAAGTGATTTGGGAAGCATCTCGCTAAGACTGAGCAAGAAGTTCATGCATGCTGTCCTCAGATGTTGGTTCTTTGCACGGAACTCTAGTGCAATGTCTGGATGTCTTTCAAACATCCCTCTCACAGCTTCCACCTGACAGTAAAAGAAAGAAGTCACAAAGCGTTTGACAGAGCACTCTTTGGAGATAAATAAGAAGTTTCCACCATTCTTTAGTTTCTTACTTGTGAAGGAAGAACTTGAAACCCATTGGCATCTATGCTTTCCCTTACTGATGATGAAGTCTTGTCAAGCAAATCTTTAGACTCATCTAACATACCAATAACTTCAAGAGATTCTAGTTCAGCAACAATCTTTAGTTCATCGTTCACCAGGAAGCCACCATCTTTGTCATGGAGTTTGGCAAAGGGGAGCATTCCTGATAAGCCCCATCCTGGAGCTTTCTGATCAAACCAAATACCTGTCTCTGTACAATGTTTCACTCCGTTAGTTAACCAACAACAATTATAACACTGCATGAACTATGCAGTCATGTGACATACTGACACTGACACTAACAAGGGACTCTTTTGACCAACATGAATGAACTAGTGAGCAGATGTTAGTAAAGATTCACCTCTGTGTATGGAGAGCTCATGAGAAAGTTGGTTTACTATAGTAAGGCGAAACTTAACGTATCTTGCCCATCCAGAAGGCAATGATTGACCATCAGTAACAGCGAGAGACACAACCAACGAATCACCACCTTTGTATCCCTTAGGATATGTAAAAACATCCCTGCAAGAAGCAAACGAAAGACAATAATCATACAAAAAAGGAAGTATGGATGATTGACTTCAAGTTAATCTAAATCAAACAAAGACTTGTAGTCTTTACCAATAGAATCCACTGATCAGGACTGGTGCAGAATAAAGCTTGTCAGATGGCAAAGAGGAGAAGTTCTTTATCAACCAAGCAAACTTTCTCTTGTTAAGATTCTCCATTGATGTGATGTGATAAGTTGAATTGAGAACGAAACTGCTGGtacaggaagaagaagagaaaccaGACTAGtataaatacttttttaaaaaaggggAGAGAATATGCTTATCTTACAGGTTCAGCGAGAGAGTCTTGTCTTTTAATTCTTTGGGTATAGATGCAGGAATTTCAAGTTACGTGAGCATATGGGAAGAGCCTTAGGTCATCATGAATTGATACTCCACATAACTATGAGTTAACAAAAATGGTCATAGATATGAATATTAAAGAGAATACTTAATCATCAAGCTTTAGTTTCTTCTAGCCctgattcttttcttcaaagAAACCAACATACTCAATTCCACTTTGATATTTGACTTGTACCCCACGCTTCAGTTTAGTCTTTATTGAGAGGAGAAGGAAAAGTGTACTTGAAAgacaaatatgtattaaaaaggTGCATACATTACCAATAATAGTTATGAAACCTAGGAGACAACAAACAGAACACAAAATGTCTAAGAACCTGGAGACAACAAACAACATCATCGAACGACAGAGGAGTTTTGGTCTTCATCAACACATATATAGTTTATCTCAGTTTTTGGAGAAAGAAAGCAAAGACAGAGAAGATGCAAGTTAGTCCTAAAAGAAACAACATAAAGGTTTGCGAGGGGGTGAGAGCTTTTTCCTCATTTGCTTCAATCTCTCTCGTTCTGAGAATATCCAACTCAGCCAACTGCTCCAATGATGAAAATCAAAAAAAGTTCAGTAAGAgacttttcaaaaaattaagaaGAAGTGAAAAAGGAAAAACCACACACCACTCGAAGAGCAACATGACGCGTATTTGTATACTCTTTAGCAGCTTCTTGGCACCGCTCCTTCATTTGCAAATACCATGAAACATCTACATGGAAGAAGTAAGTTTATAAAGAGttaaaatcaaacaaacaaacatggtCATAAttgttatagaaaaaaaaaaaacaagttactcGATATGAGTTCCCCCACACCTCTTCCAGACGACTCAAGGTTGCTTGCCTTGTTGCCGTATTCAGCAGCACTGTCCAGGAAATATTTCTCAGACTCTGCAATGTTGTGAACCGCCTGAGATGATGAAGGTAAATAAGAGTTAAAAGCTTTGAAattgtcaaaaagaaaaaaaaaaaacagagaaccGCTAATACCAGGTTTAGCTTGTCTGCTGCTCTCTGAAGAAGAAGCATGATCCTTTTGTGTTCCCGGGACATAGTAACCTGCGGATCAAGAAAcccacagagagagagagagtttctaCAACATAGATTTAGGGTTTGTCAATCAGTTTAATGATGCTAAGAAGGCAACGTAATTCGATAGTGGCGACAAACCTAACGGATGCTAATCGAAGCAGCTTTGCTTGGAAATTAGGTCCAGAGCGCTGACTGAGGAACTAAGAAGAAATGGGAGAAACTTAGTTTTGGGGTTTTATTTACTTCTCCCATAACCGGTTCGGTTGGTTTtccaattatataatttgtacaAATTTATATTCAAGTTTTGACTCCATTTTGgaagatacattattttaaatttgagaacttttacactttttaataaataaaactagaGTTTTGACCCGTGCGCCCGCACtggtatttgtttttatttttataattggatatatttagaaaacaaaagTCTTGATGTTCACATGTAATTTGTCTATCGTATATTCAATTTTAGCGGATTTACTATGTAAAATGATGTATCATTGTAAtagtagaaaaattatatttgtgtaTAAACGAAAACATTTTGAGTTTCTTCCTCactcttttaaatatttatgacaTAAATTGTTGAATTCAACCTACATATGTGAGTCAACACAATCGAActttttcaaagaaaattttagatcaTTATAAACTATTAAGAATATTAAAGAGACAGATTATAACACAAGTTACGAACACAACTTGACTGCAGACTTTAAGAATATACCTAAGAACTTTGCAGATTCAAGATCAGAACTTCGTAAAGGAGAAGTTAAGTTTTGTAGAAAAGAAACTTGGTCATGGGTATTACTTTGAAGAGTTTCAAGATATTTGCAGATTCATACATGGAGATATTTAAAATAGGATAGtttcttttagttttattttacaCAAGTACTCTCCTCTTAGGGtttcttttagttttattttacaCAAGTACTCTCCTCTTAGGTCTTTGAGCCAAAAAAGACACAACATATAAGACATAAGTGCAGAAATTGATTTTGCATAATGCAACAAAATGAGCTAAGGCTTTTACATTTAGAAGCGGCTTTCCTTTATTTGCCAGAACTGTGAGCTTTTCTAGAAAGAGTTTCCACACAGCTGAGCGAAactgttttattatttaatacaaGTTAGATTCCATGGAGAAAATTTATAGAGAGAGATGTCACAGTTACTGGAAATTTGGAAGAGTCCCAGGTGAAGAACCAAGTAAAAAATGGGGGTTCGTTTCCTTCCGTTACAGTGTATATTGGTGCTTCAATTCCCTTGCTAGATTCTTAAGTTGAATGAATCTTAAGTACTTCTCCAATGGCTAAAATTTGTTTGAGGCAATTAGGAATGGTATATATTGTGCGAGTAGGTATATTCAAAAGGAAATCTCAACTAAATTATTCTGAATTGCGTGATTTTCAAGTTTAGTATTAAGATTATACGTATCTTAAAACATTAATACCCGattgtatatatttaatattagaGCTTATATTTGTAACactatttaaatttttctttcatttgttAGTATTAGAAAAGGAACTATTCTATTTTGAATGAAAATTGTCATAATTTTAGTTTACTGTGATAGTATCTATTAACAGGATAttcttgtttttcattttctatactcgaggttataataattaaaagtaTACAATATATTGTGAATTAGGAAAACTTACTCGAATACAAAGATTGACATCTTTAATTCTAGTTAATGTGATAGAAGTAATTTGGCTCACGTTAAGgtaataaattagtttaaatgTCATATCCCTAACTATATACAGTATGGCAAAACTATGTTTCagtatgtaatttattttgaaaatattttacagGGAACATGATTCATATTCCACATATGTAATATATGCAAACCGACATGACATTTGATTGtaagtataaatatatgaagtatttacATAATCAAGAGTTTCATGTTAGTTTTCATGTCAGTGTATAATCTTAAGAATATGGCATGTCaggtttttgaaaatttgaggATTGTTTAATCCGAGTGCAATGAGATAATTCAATTTGTGATGAATTAGAATTGTCTCACGTAATGATAATAATGACaattgtaaatatcatattAAAAGGAGGCAATTCAGTTGACCAAACAATAGAAATGATGTGGTTTGTTAACGTTGTTAAAGAAGGTGGTATAAGACGTAATAATTGTGTTTGGTtaactatttaaattaaatttaggtGATTTGATTTAAATGTTAAACATGGTTTAGATCAGTGGCATAAACTTGTAATTATTAAAGAAAACTCAAggttatttcaaatttgtacttctgttttaattgTTTAgattatttcatatatttttcgGTTCCTCCGGTTTGGTTGGTTTAGTTTTTGTATTGGCCTTGTACAgtataatattaagaaaatgttcatacataatttcattattcgatatttacatttttttaaaaacttcaaaccttttggaaatttatcttttttagaaaaaaaatctgtttaaaTACTAGTTTATAATTAGAAATAACTAATATAAGTACACACACTTGTTAAGAAGGAAGACATGCTCAATGACAACATGATCTCTAGCTTTGGAAACAAAGGGGGGAAACTAAGACAGCATAACGCAAAATGTTTTAAGGACATCAAGGCATCAAACAACATCATCGAATGACAGAGGAGTTTTGGTCTCCGCCAACTCTGCCTTCACCTCTGAACACTTTTGCTTCAAGTTTAGTAAattttcctctgtttcttgtAGGATGGCCAAACAAGTCATCTCTTTCTCCTTATTCACTTTAACTTGGTCCAGCTTCATCTCCAACCAATCCAACTTAAATCCTGAATCTTTCAGATACGTCAGTGCAACGTCTGCTTGCACAAGATCCTCACTGGAGAGCTCCTGAAGTGATTGGCACATGGTCTCAATTAAGCATAGAAGAGAGTTCATGCATGCTTTCCTCAGATGTTGGTTCTTTGAATGGAACCCTACAGCAATGTTTGGATGTCTCTCAAAGATACTCCGCACGGTTTCTACCTGCAAGTGGAGACAGCCAAACAAAAAGCATATGAGAGAGCCTCCTTTAGTTATCTGAAATAATAACACCATTATATTAGAGTAAAATAAACAAATGCTCATGTGCTTTTGTAGAATAACAAGAAGCATACACCATTAAAATATTCCTTACTTGTGAAGGAAGAACTTGGAATCCATTGACTTGGAATCCATTGACTTTATTGCTGAAGGTTCCTTCAGCAACACGCGATAAACTGCGGCATACTTTTCATCTATCTTACTCTGAGGTATGGTTGTCTTCTCGAGTTTCTTTGGTATATATAACTTGTCAATAGATTCAAGAACATCAACCTCTGCAAGAATCTTGACTTCATCATTTACTAGGGTTCCACCATCTTTGTTGCGAAGTGATGGAAAGCCAGGAAAGGATACAGAACCCCATTCCATTGTCTCCGAATCAAACCAGTGCGGTCCTTCTGTAACATTTCACCCACTGGTTattcaatatttaaattttaagacaGATCTAAACCACTGACACAACACACAAATACCAATCAAGAAAATGAACCAATTAATGAGCGAATGTTGGTAAGAATTACCTTGAATAAGGGATAGGTTTTCCGAAAGTTGATTCACTACAGTTAGGTGATAACTAAAATGTCTTGTACGTCCAGGAAGCAATGATGGATTGTAAGCAATCAACATACGCCAACGCAAGGCTTGATGAGGTTTCTTTCCATGGGGAGTGATTGCTCAGAAGAATCTCAATGTGCATATGAATCTCAAGACAGCATCGATGTCAATGGGTTTCAGGTTCTTCCATCACAGGTTTTAAAAAACgacataatagtttttttttttttttttttgggtaactctggtatctgggcagctacattcccaactatccctCCGTAGGGAGTCtagcgccccaacggaagggatgttaaatccgctgtggccagggctcgaactcgtgatggcgggcacctcagccgaggttcctataccaccagaccacgaggcCCGGTTAAAGACATAATAGTTCAAACTCTTTCCCTGTCTTTTTCCAGATCTCTAAGAATACTCTCTCGTATGTTTGTAGGTCAAAATTGTGAGTTGTATTTTTGAGAGGAGAGCAGTAGGGCGCATACAATGCAGTTAAGAAAATACTGAAGTTCTTATTTTCAACTTTGAAGAGAAAACAAGAATGCAAAACGTTTTTGTTACGTTGGGACTAGTTGTTTTGCTTAGGGAACGTGAACTGACCAAGAGTAACTATTGGTGCATGCTAGTTAAATTAATAGTACCAAAGTTTCTTACCATGACACGATTAACCATGTATTACTATTAAATGATCGTATATAGAAACTGGTACTCAGTTATTCTGTGAATATGAAAAGCTTTGGCTCAGTTACTTATTATTTTGCCATCATTAGGAAATAGTGAACGTTAAGATGGACTAAGGGCCTGAATGTAACCGCAACGGTTGCGGAAGTTTGTGGATGCGGATGATTATAATTTTAagcagttttaaaatttttttacgactggtactgcagttaaaaattggtgcgtttgcggaatacttatgactggttaaccaCCAAATATAACAGCAGTtaaatgataaattaataatatttatattttatatgattataaaaatattaaacatcataatattataataaatataaaaagtatatttataaaattatatttttaatttttttaaaattatagaaaatatttttatttaaaaaaatttagaatataaattaaaatataatagatatattttagcatttctattatttcaaatttaaattttttatttttattattgtattatattgtttttttaaaaaagaagaatttttttttatcttctcaCAACCGTCCGCAACTGCAAACACTAGTTgtaaccagcttttgaatttaagagGTTTAGAGCGGTTGAAAAcggtttagaacggtttgagtgattgttgaaAATGCCAATAACCACAACCAACTGCAAAAACTGTATTTGTGGATGATAGAGGAGAAACCATTCATGCCCTAATATTAAACATATCTAGCAAGAGCCACCTGGCTTGACCATGCTACTCAAGTGTCACTATGTTTTCATACGCAAGAGATAATTATCTAAAAATCAAGATTTATAACCATGTTACTTTTCATGCGCAAAGCTCTTTTAAATACATGACCACAATTAACAACTTTCACCATAAGTGCCCAAGACTTTCAAAGAACAGACATAGataaaattatcttattttgaaacaaaaagagaaaacaaaagaagaggACACAAACAAATGAGTAAGAACTCAGGAGATCAAACAACATCATAGAATGAGAGAGGGGTTCTGGTGGCCGACAACTCTGCCTCTTCCTTTTTGGCCAAAGCATCAAGTTTAGAACATTTTTGCTTCAGTTTCAGTAAACTATCATTCATTTCTCGTAGCCTTACCAAACTAGACTGTTCTTTATCCTTCTTTTCTTTTACGTCATCTAGTATCCACTCCAACCAGTCCACTTCAAAGCCAACATCTTTCAAGTATGTCAGAGCAATGTCTGCATCCTCAAGATCTTCAGTGGAGAGGTCCCGAAGAGATTGGCATAGCGTTTCGATTAAGTTGAGTAGGAAATTCATAGATGTTTTCCTGAGAAGTTGGTTCTTTGAACGGAACCCTACTGCAATGTCTGGGTGTCTCTCAAAAATACAACTCACAATTTTGACCTGCAAGCATACGAGAGAGTATTCTTagagatctggaaaaaaacagGGAAAGAGTTTGAACTATTATGTCTTTAACCGGGCCTAGTGGTCTGGTGGTAtaggaacctcggctgaggtgcccgccatcacgagttcgagccccggccacagcggatttaacatcccttccgttggggcgctggaccccctacggggatagttgggaatgtgaCTGTCCAGATACGagagttaccaaaaaaaaaaaaaaaaaaactattatgtcTTTTTTTAAAACCTGTGATGGAAGAACCTGAAACCCATTGACATCGATGCTGTCTTGAGATTCATATGCACATTGAGATTCTTCTGAGCAATCATATGTGCCAATAACTTGATGAACTTCTACCTCAGCAACAATCATGAGTTTTCCATCTACTTGAAACTCTTCCTTTTCGTCAAGGAGTTTGGTAAGAGAAACATTAGTTGAAAATCGGAAGCCCAATTTCTTCTGATCAAACCAGAGATGCAAATCTGTAGACAGATATTCATTCCCAATAGTTAAAGTATCATAGCTAAAATATCCTAGAGCAACATAGAACTCCATACAAACGTTGTACATAAAAGCTAACATGACCTCTGTACTATCTGAGGATTTAACAAGAATATGCATGAactgatatatacatatatagatttgaatgaatgtttaaatttattcacCAAAAAACCTTTTATAcatcaagtatatatataataaactgatatatttatctaaaaggtttactctattatatataaaactgaCACAACCTGACAAGTGGCGTTCAAAGAAATGGATCAAGTAGTCAGAAGATTCAAGTAAGAATCACCATTTAGTAATGCAAGTTCTCCCGAATATTGTTTTGCTACAGATAGCCGAAGCTTTACGTATCTTCTCCATCCAGAAGGCAATGATTCAGAATTATGAATATTAAGACCCATATACAAAGAGTTAACGTAGTCTTTCGTGGGATCGATAAAAAGAAAcctgaagaaaagaagagaCTAGTCACTAAAACCATGGATAAACGATGTAGATTAACAAGAACATTAGAAATCTTCTATTTTTACCATTTGCAGTCACCAATCAGGATTGGAGCAGAGTAATGGATATCAGTTTGTAAAGTGGAGAAGTCATTTATCAGCCAAGCGAACTTCTTACAAACTTGCTTGGCCATTTCTGTAATAAAAGATTTctgaagaaaagaaaacccatttgatggagcaacaaaaagaaaatgttttactATGGACTATTAGAAGTCTTACAAAATTCAAACCACATTCTTAACAGTGTCTAAAAGATCAAGGAGTTTAGGAACCGTTTAATGATTATTCTTCCGAGATGAGCAGAACAAGAGAGACACTGTACTCAGAAAATACAGCACTAGTGCACTACTCTAAATAAATAGACTCAAGAAGACAAAACGTTCAGTGTTGCAGAAGATGAacgaagacaaaaaaaacacgAAAGAAAGACATGCTTACCTTAGACCATCTCTAATGTATTCCCCTATTTTTACTTCTAAAATAGAGCATTTCTAAAATATAGATGAGTTtttctccaatgtatttctctatttttgccTCTATAAAGAAATATTCTCAaaagattatattttaattttacaaaagatacattttgtttataaaaattaataactaaccctatttatttttaacttttaaaatattttcataaacttatgattttttttaaactaaagttttgttaaaagactattatgtacataaaaaatgttattatactCCTACAAAAGCtgtatttctctataaatataattattttggttacaactataaaaatttgaaagttaaatgactattttaaaaataaaaaaatatgactctataatagaggaatgttattttttcctctataaatggaagaaaaaatagcaatctctattttagaagtGGAAATAGAGATGGGATGGAGCACTTTTACTTCTATTATAGcatatagaggtgaaaatagctaGGGGTTGGAAATGCTCCTAGAGAGTTTCTTAGGAAAATAGACCTACAACAGATATTTATCTACGAAGAGAATGAATGAATCTCGAGTAATGGGCCGCGAATGTAAACAGTCCCAAGTCCCTCGTGACTTGATACTCTTGCCATAACTACAAACTATTCAATGGTAATGATGACTAGTACTATTAAAGAAGTCTACGCAGTCTAGCGACTTTCCGATTGCCACACCCAAAGAAGCGTGCTGTAAGAAACCATCCTCATCGCGGACTCCCAATACGAAATGACTTATTGCTTAAGGAACATAAGTTACTATTGGTAGCGCATGCCAGGTAATACATATCAGCACAACTAAACCATGTATGGATACACTGAATATTCAAAATCGAGCTCCTTCCACTGTGAATTAACAGTTGTCTACGTAAGGAACAAGACACGTCTCCATGACAAAATGGGATGTGTCCATCCATAAATCCATCATAAACATCTGTCAACACACTTCCCCTTCCACCTACGCTACACACTAGCATTACGTAACACACGGTGCGATGTCATATACATATAGTTAGTGGCTAAAGAcgaataataatataaaagaaaaattaaaaaacgacAAAACATGGAGACTTACGTTGATGCGGTTGGTGTGGACACAGCAGCCACGACAACGACGGAGATGGCGGCGAAGCATaacaagaagaagttgaaggttATGGTTGCGATAGATGAAAGCAAGAATAGCTTCTATGCGTTGGAATGGGCAGTGGAACATCTCAAAGATGTTATGAGCGCCGAACCGGAAACCGATCAAGAAGGCGGTTTACTTACGTTGGTCCATGTTAATCCTTCTGGTGCAACCggtgaacaaaacaaaacaacgctttctcatttttatttcttttattcacttttagtattttaaattattgagGGGTGTTTTGAAAACTCTTAGCTTCGGCGACAGATTCAGTTCCTGAATTAATGAAGAAAGCAGGAGTACAGAGCACCAATTTGTTCACACCGGCGTTGGAGTTGTGTCGTGCCAAAATGGTCGGTGATCTCAGAACATGTGTAGGTCTACATACCCTCACAAAACAATAATATAACATCGTATGGGTTTACATTGGATGAATTGAGAAGACCATCTCGAGTTTTTGGGTTATTGTAGGTGAAGACTGAAACGATGATATTGGAAGGAGATCCAAAGGAGATGATCTGCCAAGCGGTC
The window above is part of the Brassica napus cultivar Da-Ae chromosome C8, Da-Ae, whole genome shotgun sequence genome. Proteins encoded here:
- the LOC106363595 gene encoding MATH domain and coiled-coil domain-containing protein At3g58410-like; this translates as MAKQVCKKFAWLINDFSTLQTDIHYSAPILIGDCKWFLFIDPTKDYVNSLYMGLNIHNSESLPSGWRRYVKLRLSVAKQYSGELALLNDSTEVMLAFMYNVCMEFYVALGYFSYDTLTIGNEYLSTDLHLWFDQKKLGFRFSTNVSLTKLLDEKEEFQVDGKLMIVAEVEVHQVIGTYDCSEESQCAYESQDSIDVNGFQVLPSQVKIVSCIFERHPDIAVGFRSKNQLLRKTSMNFLLNLIETLCQSLRDLSTEDLEDADIALTYLKDVGFEVDWLEWILDDVKEKKDKEQSSLVRLREMNDSLLKLKQKCSKLDALAKKEEAELSATRTPLSFYDVV
- the LOC125592015 gene encoding MATH domain and coiled-coil domain-containing protein At3g58410-like produces the protein MEWGSVSFPGFPSLRNKDGGTLVNDEVKILAEVDVLESIDKLYIPKKLEKTTIPQSKIDEKYAAVETVRSIFERHPNIAVGFHSKNQHLRKACMNSLLCLIETMCQSLQELSSEDLVQADVALTYLKDSGFKLDWLEMKLDQVKVNKEKEMTCLAILQETEENLLNLKQKCSEVKAELAETKTPLSFDDVV
- the LOC106368267 gene encoding MATH domain and coiled-coil domain-containing protein At3g58340-like isoform X2, coding for MENLNKRKFAWLIKNFSSLPSDKLYSAPVLISGFYWDVFTYPKGYKGGDSLVVSLAVTDGQSLPSGWARYVKFRLTIVNQLSHELSIHRGIWFDQKAPGWGLSGMLPFAKLHDKDGGFLVNDELKIVAELESLEVIGMLDESKDLLDKTSSSVRESIDANGFQVLPSQVEAVRGMFERHPDIALEFRAKNQHLRTACMNFLLSLSEMLPKSLEEFSNEDLMEADIALTYLKDVGFKVDWLEKSLDQVKRT
- the LOC106368267 gene encoding MATH domain and coiled-coil domain-containing protein At3g58340-like isoform X1 gives rise to the protein MENLNKRKFAWLIKNFSSLPSDKLYSAPVLISGFYWDVFTYPKGYKGGDSLVVSLAVTDGQSLPSGWARYVKFRLTIVNQLSHELSIHRETGIWFDQKAPGWGLSGMLPFAKLHDKDGGFLVNDELKIVAELESLEVIGMLDESKDLLDKTSSSVRESIDANGFQVLPSQVEAVRGMFERHPDIALEFRAKNQHLRTACMNFLLSLSEMLPKSLEEFSNEDLMEADIALTYLKDVGFKVDWLEKSLDQVKRT
- the LOC106363593 gene encoding MATH domain and coiled-coil domain-containing protein At3g58380-like, which gives rise to MNVLLELIETLCQLPEKLSDDDLAEASAAVLYLSQVGLKVDWLEEKLEELKEKKKKMYTGKAQLQRMEEELQNLTKKCSDLEDLVKKQNVALSFSDVV
- the LOC111197858 gene encoding uncharacterized protein LOC111197858 — encoded protein: MSREHKRIMLLLQRAADKLNLAVHNIAESEKYFLDSAAEYGNKASNLESSGRDVSWYLQMKERCQEAAKEYTNTRHVALRVLAELDILRTREIEANEEKALTPSQTFMLFLLGLTCIFSVFAFFLQKLR
- the LOC106368269 gene encoding universal stress protein YxiE-like isoform X2 translates to METYVDAVGVDTAATTTTEMAAKHNKKKLKVMVAIDESKNSFYALEWAVEHLKDVMSAEPETDQEGGLLTLVHVNPSGATDSVPELMKKAGVQSTNLFTPALELCRAKMVGDLRTCVKTETMILEGDPKEMICQAVEQNHVDLLVVGSRGLGMIKRAFIGSVSDYCVQHAQCPVLIVRPPKETSTSK
- the LOC106368269 gene encoding universal stress protein YxiE-like isoform X1, translated to METYVDAVGVDTAATTTTEMAAKHNKKKLKVMVAIDESKNSFYALEWAVEHLKDVMSAEPETDQEGGLLTLVHVNPSGATASATDSVPELMKKAGVQSTNLFTPALELCRAKMVGDLRTCVKTETMILEGDPKEMICQAVEQNHVDLLVVGSRGLGMIKRAFIGSVSDYCVQHAQCPVLIVRPPKETSTSK